Genomic segment of Neofelis nebulosa isolate mNeoNeb1 chromosome 17, mNeoNeb1.pri, whole genome shotgun sequence:
gggcagaaaggggggcGTGTCTCTTGGCAAGGTCCCCTGGGCTCACACCCCACCCCGCGGTCCAGGGGCTCCAGTGGCGGGTGAGGGGCCGAGGCCACACGTGCAGGAACGCGGTCCtcactcccagcccccagcccctcccagcccccaccccccggggcgCCCCCACTCCTCTCACAGAGGGTCTCCTCCTGGGTGGCGGCAGCTGGCCCGGAGCTGGGGAGGAGATGGGGTGTTAGGGGGCATAGACGGGCAGGCGGGTGGGGGCCCGGGGGTCTGCGGGCACGAGTTACCTGTCCTGCAGGCCTCTGTCCTGGGGCTCTGGGTCTGCGGTCCCTGTAGGAAGTTGGGAATCAGCCTCCCTCTGGGCTGGGAGGTTACGACCCCCGCCACGTGATCCCAGAGGAAAGGAACCCTTCACACATATTGCCCGTGTTTCAACATCTCCCGAGACGGAAAAGAGGAAAACACCTTCAATTGGCACATGGGTGCCGACCTTACGTGTTTTCTTTCTAGCCTCTCCGACGTGAGACTCTGCAGAAGTGTCTTTCTACGCTGGCCTTTCCGACATCTGGTTTCCCTCTGGCTGGTGCCCTGAGCCACTCTCCATCCACCCACGGGACAGCCACCACCCCCTGGGGCTGGTCACCCCCGTCCCTTCTCACCCGGCTTCCTGCCTTTGCCCTGACGCCGGCGACGGACAAGGAGGACGACGAGGAGGCAGAGCAGCAGGACGAAGGCCCCCGCGGCCCCGATGAGGACGTACAGGTACCGGTTGGGACCTTGGGCAGAGCCACCCCGTGAAGGAGCCAGTGATGCCATTTAACTGggcgcctgctgtgtgccaggcacgtgCTGGGCCCTGGGCATTCACCTCTGACCCTGTCAAGGGTCACGCAGCAGGGCActgccgccccgcccccacccccccactccacagacaggaaagtgaggcacagggaggctgATCACGTGTCCCAGGTGGCCCAGCGTGGAGGCGGCAGGgctgggactggaacccaggctGTGGGTTCCCTGCGCTCTCCTCATGCTGCCCCCCCAGGCCGACACCAGCTTGGGGCTCTGGGCTCCTTATCTGCAGGCGGGTCTGTCCCAGCATCTTCGTCTGGGGCCGAGGGTCCTTCCAGATTCCCCTCACTACCTGAAGGCCCCCAGCCATTGTCCTCCCGTCCCTCCCCCTACAGGGTCATCCCACCGCTGCAGAGGGCCAGGTCCCCATAGAATCCCGACCCAGAGGGGCTTCCCCATGAGCCCTCCTCTCCCCCCGGAGGGGGCCAGAGCCACGGCCAGAACTGAGGGGAAATCTAATCTGGGCCACGACTTTCTCCTTTacacctggggaaactgaggcccaggcaggggaggggcgtgTCCAAGCCAGCGTCTCCAGAGGTGCCTGAACTGACGGTGTAACCAACCCCTGCTCCCATGGACCCACCCGCCTCCTCCTGACAGAGACCTTCACTTGCCCGCAGAGGCTcctggggtcgggggagggggggcagagggggctgcctcttccccagctgggcccccaccctctccctctgccatgaccaccccagccctcctccccctggcCTCAGAGCCCCTGGAGCCTGGTGGCCGCCCTGGCATCTCTGAAACACAGGAAGGAAAGCCCTGGACAGAAGTCACCGTGACTCACCAGCTGTTGAGCTGGGATCTGTGGCTGGGGGGCCGGGCTCTCCAGAGGATCCTGGGGGAAAGGCAGTAGtagaggagggggctggagttTCCCTTCAAGACCCTGTCTCTGCTTATAGTCTTCTCCCTCATGTGCTCTGCGGCCCCCAgggccctcctcctccacctggagaATTGTGGTGATGGGGacaagggaaggggcagggagggaggggcgtgTTTCCCTCCTGTGCTCTGAGGGGCGGACCCCTCGGGTGACACTTCCCCTGAGCCCCTTCCATTATGTCTCAGCCCAGGGCTCTCTTGGGCACAGAGCCCTGAAGACAACATTGGGACACagaggggacagggctggggcCCCTCACCTGAGACCTGGAGCTCCAGGGGGTCACTGGGGTGTGACAacaggtggggggaggtgctATATGAGCCATAGCACCTGTAGGTCCCCCCCTGGGCTGAGGTCACAGGACTCATGGAGAATTTGGCCTGGTAATGTCCAACTCGGTACTTTGATCTAAGACGCAGGGGAGGGTCGGCTGCCCCCTCCTTGGACAGAAGGAAAGTGTCCACAAAGCTCCAGGACTGACACAGCAGGGTCACGTTCTCTCCTGAGGCCACCATGGGTCCCGGCTGCACCGAGAGGGAGGGTGTGGAGAGGAGCTGTcctggagagaggaaggcaggtgaAGGGCTGTCCATCCTTGCTCTGAACGGAGTCTGTCTGTCCTCTgagtctctccccttccccatcccctgtctctctgtctctctccctccctggggaCCCCACACCCCCGATCCCAGCCACCACCACCTGGGACACCCCCAGCAGGGCCTGTGCAGAGTCTGGGGCCCTGACTGAACCCGTGTCCCCTCACCTGTGACCAGGATGTCCAGGGGGTCACTGGGGGCCGACCACTCAGAGGAGAGGTTGTGTCCACCATAGCATGTGTACCGGCCCCCGTGGGAGCTGTTCACTGGGCCCAGGGGGAAGTCGGCCCCcgagagcccagcctggggctgcaGGCTAAGGTGCTGGAGAAGGTCACGTGCCCCCTCCTTGTATAGAGCGAATCTGTCATAGCCGATGTCAGAGCGACACTGGAGGGTCAACCTCTGTCCAGGGGTCACGACAGGGCTCTGCTGGGTCAggagggagggcttcctggacaTACCTGGGAGACAACCAGTCGTGGATTGAGGAGCAGATTCTCCCCAAACCTCTCTTCTCCTGTCCTGACCCCCAGGTCTCAGTGtctctcacattctgtctctctgacctGTGAGATCCCGtgtccccctcaccccaccctctgATCTGGGACTCCCCTGGGAGCAGAGCCTCCATAACCTGTCTGGTGGTCAAAACACGGATGCAACAAAAATCAGACTCCCTCACCTGAGACCAGCAGTTCTAGGGGGTCACTGGGCTGTGACCACAACTGGGGAGTGTTGTTGAAATAGCCATGGCATCTGAATGTCCACCTGGCGCTGGGGGTCACAGGGCCCACAAGAAACAGGGCCTGGAACTGTCCACTGGTGGGTTGCTGGGAGTCCAGGGTCCAGACGGGCCTGGGTTCTCCTTCCTTCATCAGGACGAACCTATGGAATCCCATCAATGAGGTGCACTGGAGGGTCACCTTCCCTCCTGAAGTCACCATGGGGTTGGGCAGGGCTGAGAGAGTGGGTTCGGCATGGAAACctaggagaggaggaagggacacGTTAAATAGGACCCAGATCCCCCCACAGTATGCCCAGCGCTGGACTGTGAAAGGGAGACTCTCTGGGAGCAGACcccctccctgagggcagagcctggggcGGGGACCCTGAGGGGGCTCGCACCTGTCACCACCAGCTCCAGGGGGTCACTGCCCTCTGAGGAGCCAGTGGAGCTTTGATAGGAACAGTGATATCGGCCTGCATACTGCTGTCTCACATATGTGATGGAGAACTTGGCTTTGTTCCCAGGCTCCAGTGGCCTCTGTCTGTCCCAGGGCATTGAGTGTCCGTCTTTATCCAGATGGAACTCGTGGGCCTCCAGGATTCCCTGACACCAGATGGTCACAGCGCTACCCCGAGggaccacagagcctggctcagcccagagggagggtgcagggagggtccctggaaggaaacagaggctgggTCACAAGACTTTCCCCATCCCCAGTTCCCAGCTCAGCCCCAAACCCCAGACGTCCCCTCTCCATCCGCCCAGAACTGCTGTTCTCCATTCCCAGCTGCCTGGTGGGTGACCCCTGTCCTCAGTGAGGAGGTGGGATGGAACACCTGGGGACACACTCACCTGCCTGAGCTCGGGTCCTGGGTCCCACACTCAGCCCTGGAAAAGGGTTCCTGTGAGAGGGTTGCCCCAAATCCTGAGCAGAACCCCTCCTTCCCAGAGCTTCCTGTGCTTGGGGTCTCtaacagcccagggcctggctgtGACGCAGGTTCCTCCCAGACTAGGGCGTCCTCTCCCCTCCTGAGATCTCACCGAGGAGAAGCAGGGTCGTGAGGGTGGGGGTCATGGCGtctcctgcctctgtccctgtTGTGCAGATGGAGGGACCTTGGTGCTTGGAGGACAGACAGAAGCACAGGGTGTGGCCACTCGGAGGCTGGTCTGCCTGGTCATGGGGTTGTCACATCAGCAGCCAGGCAGGAAGGGGAACAGCCTGGCTGTCATTTCCCCAGGGCTGAGGCTGGAGAAGGCAGCAGGCTTTGCAGATATTTTGACCACATCCGAGGCCTCACCTGATCCATAAACTGTTGTCTTCCTGGCCTGTCTTCCTGGTCACCCCCTTGTGACCCAAGCTTCAACAcgtatttattaagtatttgcAATGTATCTGGCCCAGAAATACATCACTGGACAGGACTGATTCAAACTAGTTTGCAGAGCTCAGActaccaaaacaaaacccccagactaaaaaagaaacataatttaaaacggagtatctgggggcgcctgggtggcgcagtcggttaagcgtccgacttcagccaggtcacgatctcgcggtccgtgagttcgagccccgcgtcgggctctgggctgatggctcggagcctggagcctgtttccgattctgtgtctccctctctctctgcccctcccccgttcatgctctgtctctctctgtcccaaaaaaataaataaataaataaataaatgttgaaaaaaaaaaatttaaaaaaaaaaaaaaataaaacggagTATCTGGTGTAT
This window contains:
- the LOC131499771 gene encoding leukocyte immunoglobulin-like receptor subfamily A member 6 isoform X11; translated protein: MTPTLTTLLLLGLSVGPRTRAQAGTLPAPSLWAEPGSVVPRGSAVTIWCQGILEAHEFHLDKDGHSMPWDRQRPLEPGNKAKFSITYVRQQYAGRYHCSYQSSTGSSEGSDPLELVVTGFHAEPTLSALPNPMVTSGGKVTLQCTSLMGFHRFVLMKEGEPRPVWTLDSQQPTSGQFQALFLVGPVTPSARWTFRCHGYFNNTPQLWSQPSDPLELLVSGMSRKPSLLTQQSPVVTPGQRLTLQCRSDIGYDRFALYKEGARDLLQHLSLQPQAGLSGADFPLGPVNSSHGGRYTCYGGHNLSSEWSAPSDPLDILVTGQLLSTPSLSVQPGPMVASGENVTLLCQSWSFVDTFLLSKEGAADPPLRLRSKYRVGHYQAKFSMSPVTSAQGGTYRCYGSYSTSPHLLSHPSDPLELQVSGSSGEPGPPATDPSSTAGPNRYLYVLIGAAGAFVLLLCLLVVLLVRRRRQGKGRKPGTADPEPQDRGLQDSSGPAAATQEETLSDAAVQDAQPEEGVELDQRVRPLLPCRPRGPSWCQT
- the LOC131499771 gene encoding leukocyte immunoglobulin-like receptor subfamily A member 6 isoform X14; protein product: MTPTLTTLLLLGLSVGPRTRAQAGTLPAPSLWAEPGSVVPRGSAVTIWCQGILEAHEFHLDKDGHSMPWDRQRPLEPGNKAKFSITYVRQQYAGRYHCSYQSSTGSSEGSDPLELVVTGFHAEPTLSALPNPMVTSGGKVTLQCTSLMGFHRFVLMKEGEPRPVWTLDSQQPTSGQFQALFLVGPVTPSARWTFRCHGYFNNTPQLWSQPSDPLELLVSGMSRKPSLLTQQSPVVTPGQRLTLQCRSDIGYDRFALYKEGARDLLQHLSLQPQAGLSGADFPLGPVNSSHGGRYTCYGGHNLSSEWSAPSDPLDILVTGQLLSTPSLSVQPGPMVASGENVTLLCQSWSFVDTFLLSKEGAADPPLRLRSKYRVGHYQAKFSMSPVTSAQGGTYRCYGSYSTSPHLLSHPSDPLELQVSGSSGEPGPPATDPSSTAGPNRYLYVLIGAAGAFVLLLCLLVVLLVRRRRQGKGRKPAPGQLPPPRRRPSMPPCKTHSPRRGWSWTSGSLGPIRSFARQMCTESPPFTRPHLVLQARQ
- the LOC131499771 gene encoding leukocyte immunoglobulin-like receptor subfamily A member 6 isoform X13 — translated: MTPTLTTLLLLGLSVGPRTRAQAGTLPAPSLWAEPGSVVPRGSAVTIWCQGILEAHEFHLDKDGHSMPWDRQRPLEPGNKAKFSITYVRQQYAGRYHCSYQSSTGSSEGSDPLELVVTGFHAEPTLSALPNPMVTSGGKVTLQCTSLMGFHRFVLMKEGEPRPVWTLDSQQPTSGQFQALFLVGPVTPSARWTFRCHGYFNNTPQLWSQPSDPLELLVSGMSRKPSLLTQQSPVVTPGQRLTLQCRSDIGYDRFALYKEGARDLLQHLSLQPQAGLSGADFPLGPVNSSHGGRYTCYGGHNLSSEWSAPSDPLDILVTGQLLSTPSLSVQPGPMVASGENVTLLCQSWSFVDTFLLSKEGAADPPLRLRSKYRVGHYQAKFSMSPVTSAQGGTYRCYGSYSTSPHLLSHPSDPLELQVSGSSGEPGPPATDPSSTAGPNRYLYVLIGAAGAFVLLLCLLVVLLVRRRRQGKGRKPAPGQLPPPRRRPSQMPPCKTHSPRRGWSWTSGSLGPIRSFARQMCTESPPFTRPHLVLQARQ
- the LOC131499771 gene encoding leukocyte immunoglobulin-like receptor subfamily B member 3 isoform X10, producing MTPTLTTLLLLGLSVGPRTRAQAGTLPAPSLWAEPGSVVPRGSAVTIWCQGILEAHEFHLDKDGHSMPWDRQRPLEPGNKAKFSITYVRQQYAGRYHCSYQSSTGSSEGSDPLELVVTGFHAEPTLSALPNPMVTSGGKVTLQCTSLMGFHRFVLMKEGEPRPVWTLDSQQPTSGQFQALFLVGPVTPSARWTFRCHGYFNNTPQLWSQPSDPLELLVSGMSRKPSLLTQQSPVVTPGQRLTLQCRSDIGYDRFALYKEGARDLLQHLSLQPQAGLSGADFPLGPVNSSHGGRYTCYGGHNLSSEWSAPSDPLDILVTGQLLSTPSLSVQPGPMVASGENVTLLCQSWSFVDTFLLSKEGAADPPLRLRSKYRVGHYQAKFSMSPVTSAQGGTYRCYGSYSTSPHLLSHPSDPLELQVSGSSGEPGPPATDPSSTAGPNRYLYVLIGAAGAFVLLLCLLVVLLVRRRRQGKGRKPGTADPEPQDRGLQDSSGPAAATQEETLYAAVQDAQPEEGVELDQRDAEDGDPQGTMYAQAAASDAPPDVTYAQLNRLTLRRETSAPHSSQARKPPAEPSVYAALAIR
- the LOC131499771 gene encoding leukocyte immunoglobulin-like receptor subfamily A member 6 isoform X2, with translation MTPTLTTLLLLGLSVGPRTRAQAGTLPAPSLWAEPGSVVPRGSAVTIWCQGILEAHEFHLDKDGHSMPWDRQRPLEPGNKAKFSITYVRQQYAGRYHCSYQSSTGSSEGSDPLELVVTGFHAEPTLSALPNPMVTSGGKVTLQCTSLMGFHRFVLMKEGEPRPVWTLDSQQPTSGQFQALFLVGPVTPSARWTFRCHGYFNNTPQLWSQPSDPLELLVSGMSRKPSLLTQQSPVVTPGQRLTLQCRSDIGYDRFALYKEGARDLLQHLSLQPQAGLSGADFPLGPVNSSHGGRYTCYGGHNLSSEWSAPSDPLDILVTGQLLSTPSLSVQPGPMVASGENVTLLCQSWSFVDTFLLSKEGAADPPLRLRSKYRVGHYQAKFSMSPVTSAQGGTYRCYGSYSTSPHLLSHPSDPLELQVSGSSGEPGPPATDPSSTAGPNRYLYVLIGAAGAFVLLLCLLVVLLVRRRRQGKGRKPGTADPEPQDRGLQDSSGPAAATQEETLYAAVQDAQPEEGVELDQRQDAEDGDPQGTMYAQVSHSRSRLSRGPATSPSPLWGGLPDTGDKQAEEDRQMDSQVGPLFSRLPGSPHANHTPPLSLRPLQAAASDAPPDVTYAQLNRLTLRRETSAPHSSQARKPPAEPSVYAALAIR
- the LOC131499771 gene encoding leukocyte immunoglobulin-like receptor subfamily A member 6 isoform X9, with product MTPTLTTLLLLGLSVGPRTRAQAGTLPAPSLWAEPGSVVPRGSAVTIWCQGILEAHEFHLDKDGHSMPWDRQRPLEPGNKAKFSITYVRQQYAGRYHCSYQSSTGSSEGSDPLELVVTGFHAEPTLSALPNPMVTSGGKVTLQCTSLMGFHRFVLMKEGEPRPVWTLDSQQPTSGQFQALFLVGPVTPSARWTFRCHGYFNNTPQLWSQPSDPLELLVSGMSRKPSLLTQQSPVVTPGQRLTLQCRSDIGYDRFALYKEGARDLLQHLSLQPQAGLSGADFPLGPVNSSHGGRYTCYGGHNLSSEWSAPSDPLDILVTGQLLSTPSLSVQPGPMVASGENVTLLCQSWSFVDTFLLSKEGAADPPLRLRSKYRVGHYQAKFSMSPVTSAQGGTYRCYGSYSTSPHLLSHPSDPLELQVSGSSGEPGPPATDPSSTAGPNRYLYVLIGAAGAFVLLLCLLVVLLVRRRRQGKGRKPGTADPEPQDRGLQDSSGPAAATQEETLSDAAVQDAQPEEGVELDQRDAEDGDPQGTMYAQAAASDAPPDVTYAQLNRLTLRRETSAPHSSQARKPPAEPSVYAALAIR
- the LOC131499771 gene encoding leukocyte immunoglobulin-like receptor subfamily A member 6 isoform X3, which codes for MTPTLTTLLLLGLSVGPRTRAQAGTLPAPSLWAEPGSVVPRGSAVTIWCQGILEAHEFHLDKDGHSMPWDRQRPLEPGNKAKFSITYVRQQYAGRYHCSYQSSTGSSEGSDPLELVVTGFHAEPTLSALPNPMVTSGGKVTLQCTSLMGFHRFVLMKEGEPRPVWTLDSQQPTSGQFQALFLVGPVTPSARWTFRCHGYFNNTPQLWSQPSDPLELLVSGMSRKPSLLTQQSPVVTPGQRLTLQCRSDIGYDRFALYKEGARDLLQHLSLQPQAGLSGADFPLGPVNSSHGGRYTCYGGHNLSSEWSAPSDPLDILVTGQLLSTPSLSVQPGPMVASGENVTLLCQSWSFVDTFLLSKEGAADPPLRLRSKYRVGHYQAKFSMSPVTSAQGGTYRCYGSYSTSPHLLSHPSDPLELQVSGSSGEPGPPATDPSSTAGPNRYLYVLIGAAGAFVLLLCLLVVLLVRRRRQGKGRKPGTADPEPQDRGLQDSSGPAAATQEETLSDAAVQDAQPEEGVELDQRDAEDGDPQGTMYAQVSHSRSRLSRGPATSPSPLWGGLPDTGDKQAEEDRQMDSQVGPLFSRLPGSPHANHTPPLSLRPLQAAASDAPPDVTYAQLNRLTLRRETSAPHSSQARKPPAEPSVYAALAIR
- the LOC131499771 gene encoding leukocyte immunoglobulin-like receptor subfamily A member 6 isoform X7 — protein: MTPTLTTLLLLGLSVGPRTRAQAGTLPAPSLWAEPGSVVPRGSAVTIWCQGILEAHEFHLDKDGHSMPWDRQRPLEPGNKAKFSITYVRQQYAGRYHCSYQSSTGSSEGSDPLELVVTGFHAEPTLSALPNPMVTSGGKVTLQCTSLMGFHRFVLMKEGEPRPVWTLDSQQPTSGQFQALFLVGPVTPSARWTFRCHGYFNNTPQLWSQPSDPLELLVSGMSRKPSLLTQQSPVVTPGQRLTLQCRSDIGYDRFALYKEGARDLLQHLSLQPQAGLSGADFPLGPVNSSHGGRYTCYGGHNLSSEWSAPSDPLDILVTGQLLSTPSLSVQPGPMVASGENVTLLCQSWSFVDTFLLSKEGAADPPLRLRSKYRVGHYQAKFSMSPVTSAQGGTYRCYGSYSTSPHLLSHPSDPLELQVSGSSGEPGPPATDPSSTAGPNRYLYVLIGAAGAFVLLLCLLVVLLVRRRRQGKGRKPGTADPEPQDRGLQDSSGPAAATQEETLSDAAVQDAQPEEGVELDQRQDAEDGDPQGTMYAQAAASDAPPDVTYAQLNRLTLRRETSAPHSSQARKPPAEPSVYAALAIR
- the LOC131499771 gene encoding leukocyte immunoglobulin-like receptor subfamily A member 6 isoform X1 — its product is MTPTLTTLLLLGLSVGPRTRAQAGTLPAPSLWAEPGSVVPRGSAVTIWCQGILEAHEFHLDKDGHSMPWDRQRPLEPGNKAKFSITYVRQQYAGRYHCSYQSSTGSSEGSDPLELVVTGFHAEPTLSALPNPMVTSGGKVTLQCTSLMGFHRFVLMKEGEPRPVWTLDSQQPTSGQFQALFLVGPVTPSARWTFRCHGYFNNTPQLWSQPSDPLELLVSGMSRKPSLLTQQSPVVTPGQRLTLQCRSDIGYDRFALYKEGARDLLQHLSLQPQAGLSGADFPLGPVNSSHGGRYTCYGGHNLSSEWSAPSDPLDILVTGQLLSTPSLSVQPGPMVASGENVTLLCQSWSFVDTFLLSKEGAADPPLRLRSKYRVGHYQAKFSMSPVTSAQGGTYRCYGSYSTSPHLLSHPSDPLELQVSGSSGEPGPPATDPSSTAGPNRYLYVLIGAAGAFVLLLCLLVVLLVRRRRQGKGRKPGTADPEPQDRGLQDSSGPAAATQEETLSDAAVQDAQPEEGVELDQRQDAEDGDPQGTMYAQVSHSRSRLSRGPATSPSPLWGGLPDTGDKQAEEDRQMDSQVGPLFSRLPGSPHANHTPPLSLRPLQAAASDAPPDVTYAQLNRLTLRRETSAPHSSQARKPPAEPSVYAALAIR
- the LOC131499771 gene encoding leukocyte immunoglobulin-like receptor subfamily B member 3 isoform X23, encoding MKEGEPRPVWTLDSQQPTSGQFQALFLVGPVTPSARWTFRCHGYFNNTPQLWSQPSDPLELLVSGMSRKPSLLTQQSPVVTPGQRLTLQCRSDIGYDRFALYKEGARDLLQHLSLQPQAGLSGADFPLGPVNSSHGGRYTCYGGHNLSSEWSAPSDPLDILVTGQLLSTPSLSVQPGPMVASGENVTLLCQSWSFVDTFLLSKEGAADPPLRLRSKYRVGHYQAKFSMSPVTSAQGGTYRCYGSYSTSPHLLSHPSDPLELQVSGSSGEPGPPATDPSSTAGPNRYLYVLIGAAGAFVLLLCLLVVLLVRRRRQGKGRKPGTADPEPQDRGLQDSSGPAAATQEETLSDAAVQDAQPEEGVELDQRQDAEDGDPQGTMYAQVSHSRSRLSRGPATSPSPLWGGLPDTGDKQAEEDRQMDSQVGPLFSRLPGSPHANHTPPLSLRPLQAAASDAPPDVTYAQLNRLTLRRETSAPHSSQARKPPAEPSVYAALAIR
- the LOC131499771 gene encoding leukocyte immunoglobulin-like receptor subfamily A member 6 isoform X4, with the translated sequence MTPTLTTLLLLGLSVGPRTRAQAGTLPAPSLWAEPGSVVPRGSAVTIWCQGILEAHEFHLDKDGHSMPWDRQRPLEPGNKAKFSITYVRQQYAGRYHCSYQSSTGSSEGSDPLELVVTGFHAEPTLSALPNPMVTSGGKVTLQCTSLMGFHRFVLMKEGEPRPVWTLDSQQPTSGQFQALFLVGPVTPSARWTFRCHGYFNNTPQLWSQPSDPLELLVSGMSRKPSLLTQQSPVVTPGQRLTLQCRSDIGYDRFALYKEGARDLLQHLSLQPQAGLSGADFPLGPVNSSHGGRYTCYGGHNLSSEWSAPSDPLDILVTGQLLSTPSLSVQPGPMVASGENVTLLCQSWSFVDTFLLSKEGAADPPLRLRSKYRVGHYQAKFSMSPVTSAQGGTYRCYGSYSTSPHLLSHPSDPLELQVSGSSGEPGPPATDPSSTAGPNRYLYVLIGAAGAFVLLLCLLVVLLVRRRRQGKGRKPGTADPEPQDRGLQDSSGPAAATQEETLYAAVQDAQPEEGVELDQRDAEDGDPQGTMYAQVSHSRSRLSRGPATSPSPLWGGLPDTGDKQAEEDRQMDSQVGPLFSRLPGSPHANHTPPLSLRPLQAAASDAPPDVTYAQLNRLTLRRETSAPHSSQARKPPAEPSVYAALAIR
- the LOC131499771 gene encoding leukocyte immunoglobulin-like receptor subfamily B member 3 isoform X8 — protein: MTPTLTTLLLLGLSVGPRTRAQAGTLPAPSLWAEPGSVVPRGSAVTIWCQGILEAHEFHLDKDGHSMPWDRQRPLEPGNKAKFSITYVRQQYAGRYHCSYQSSTGSSEGSDPLELVVTGFHAEPTLSALPNPMVTSGGKVTLQCTSLMGFHRFVLMKEGEPRPVWTLDSQQPTSGQFQALFLVGPVTPSARWTFRCHGYFNNTPQLWSQPSDPLELLVSGMSRKPSLLTQQSPVVTPGQRLTLQCRSDIGYDRFALYKEGARDLLQHLSLQPQAGLSGADFPLGPVNSSHGGRYTCYGGHNLSSEWSAPSDPLDILVTGQLLSTPSLSVQPGPMVASGENVTLLCQSWSFVDTFLLSKEGAADPPLRLRSKYRVGHYQAKFSMSPVTSAQGGTYRCYGSYSTSPHLLSHPSDPLELQVSGSSGEPGPPATDPSSTAGPNRYLYVLIGAAGAFVLLLCLLVVLLVRRRRQGKGRKPGTADPEPQDRGLQDSSGPAAATQEETLYAAVQDAQPEEGVELDQRQDAEDGDPQGTMYAQAAASDAPPDVTYAQLNRLTLRRETSAPHSSQARKPPAEPSVYAALAIR
- the LOC131499771 gene encoding leukocyte immunoglobulin-like receptor subfamily A member 6 isoform X22, which encodes MTPTLTTLLLLGLSVGPRTRAQAGTLPAPSLWAEPGSVVPRGSAVTIWCQGILEAHEFHLDKDGHSMPWDRQRPLEPGNKAKFSITYVRQQYAGRYHCSYQSSTGSSEGSDPLELVVTGFHAEPTLSALPNPMVTSGGKVTLQCTSLMGFHRFVLMKEGEPRPVWTLDSQQPTSGQFQALFLVGPVTPSARWTFRCHGYFNNTPQLWSQPSDPLELLVSGMSRKPSLLTQQSPVVTPGQRLTLQCRSDIGYDRFALYKEGARDLLQHLSLQPQAGLSGADFPLGPVNSSHGGRYTCYGGHNLSSEWSAPSDPLDILVTGQLLSTPSLSVQPGPMVASGENVTLLCQSWSFVDTFLLSKEGAADPPLRLRSKYRVGHYQAKFSMSPVTSAQGGTYRCYGSYSTSPHLLSHPSDPLELQVSGSSGEPGPPATDPSSTAGPNRYLYVLIGAAGAFVLLLCLLVVLLVRRRRQGKGRKPAPGQLPPPRRRPSMPPCKTHSPRRGWSWTSG
- the LOC131499771 gene encoding leukocyte immunoglobulin-like receptor subfamily A member 6 isoform X20; the encoded protein is MTPTLTTLLLLGLSVGPRTRAQAGTLPAPSLWAEPGSVVPRGSAVTIWCQGILEAHEFHLDKDGHSMPWDRQRPLEPGNKAKFSITYVRQQYAGRYHCSYQSSTGSSEGSDPLELVVTGFHAEPTLSALPNPMVTSGGKVTLQCTSLMGFHRFVLMKEGEPRPVWTLDSQQPTSGQFQALFLVGPVTPSARWTFRCHGYFNNTPQLWSQPSDPLELLVSGMSRKPSLLTQQSPVVTPGQRLTLQCRSDIGYDRFALYKEGARDLLQHLSLQPQAGLSGADFPLGPVNSSHGGRYTCYGGHNLSSEWSAPSDPLDILVTGQLLSTPSLSVQPGPMVASGENVTLLCQSWSFVDTFLLSKEGAADPPLRLRSKYRVGHYQAKFSMSPVTSAQGGTYRCYGSYSTSPHLLSHPSDPLELQVSGSSGEPGPPATDPSSTAGPNRYLYVLIGAAGAFVLLLCLLVVLLVRRRRQGKGRKPAPGQLPPPRRRPSQMPPCKTHSPRRGWSWTSG
- the LOC131499771 gene encoding leukocyte immunoglobulin-like receptor subfamily A member 6 isoform X6, with amino-acid sequence MTPTLTTLLLLGLSVGPRTRAQAGTLPAPSLWAEPGSVVPRGSAVTIWCQGILEAHEFHLDKDGHSMPWDRQRPLEPGNKAKFSITYVRQQYAGRYHCSYQSSTGSSEGSDPLELVVTGFHAEPTLSALPNPMVTSGGKVTLQCTSLMGFHRFVLMKEGEPRPVWTLDSQQPTSGQFQALFLVGPVTPSARWTFRCHGYFNNTPQLWSQPSDPLELLVSGMSRKPSLLTQQSPVVTPGQRLTLQCRSDIGYDRFALYKEGARDLLQHLSLQPQAGLSGADFPLGPVNSSHGGRYTCYGGHNLSSEWSAPSDPLDILVTGQLLSTPSLSVQPGPMVASGENVTLLCQSWSFVDTFLLSKEGAADPPLRLRSKYRVGHYQAKFSMSPVTSAQGGTYRCYGSYSTSPHLLSHPSDPLELQVSGSSGEPGPPATDPSSTAGPNRYLYVLIGAAGAFVLLLCLLVVLLVRRRRQGKGRKPGTADPEPQDRGLQDSSGPAAATQEETLYAAVQDAQPEEGVELDQRVSRPHSFICPANVHGEPTVYQAPPSAAGTTVSKPDPRSASSPRGRQTICEEVGSVLECKVWLGKIRQEVGVAGAKVLRQQHAFSGRWG